A genome region from Tolypothrix sp. PCC 7712 includes the following:
- the trmB gene encoding tRNA (guanosine(46)-N7)-methyltransferase TrmB yields MAAVRVRQHVNPLAQRYQKAISTLDWDKVYTQPYQPLHLDIGCARGRFLLNMAKIEPEWNFLGLEIREPLVVEANHLSTDLGLTNLHYLFCNVNKSLQPLLSVLPPGILQRVTIQFPDPWFKTRHAKRRIVQPELVAELANYLAVGGVVFLQSDIEFLAIEMRNIFAENPAFQKLSAEEWLTENPLPVATERETATQNKGEPVYRALFIKREVTTNS; encoded by the coding sequence TTGGCCGCTGTGCGAGTACGTCAACATGTTAATCCCCTTGCCCAAAGGTATCAAAAAGCAATCAGTACTCTTGATTGGGACAAAGTATATACCCAGCCTTACCAACCATTACATTTAGATATTGGCTGTGCTAGGGGAAGGTTTTTGTTGAATATGGCAAAAATAGAACCTGAGTGGAATTTTCTCGGTTTAGAAATTCGAGAACCCTTAGTGGTAGAGGCAAATCATTTATCTACAGATTTAGGATTAACAAATCTCCATTATTTATTTTGCAATGTAAATAAATCTTTACAGCCACTTTTATCTGTCTTGCCACCAGGTATCTTACAACGTGTCACAATTCAATTTCCCGATCCTTGGTTTAAAACTCGCCATGCGAAACGGCGAATAGTGCAACCAGAATTAGTGGCAGAGTTAGCGAATTATTTGGCTGTTGGCGGGGTTGTATTTTTGCAATCAGATATAGAGTTTTTAGCAATAGAAATGCGGAATATTTTTGCCGAAAATCCAGCATTTCAGAAATTGAGTGCTGAAGAATGGCTGACAGAAAATCCTCTACCCGTAGCTACAGAACGAGAAACAGCTACTCAAAACAAAGGTGAGCCTGTTTATCGGGCTTTATTTATCAAAAGAGAAGTAACAACAAATTCCTAA